In the genome of Aequorivita sp. H23M31, the window TGGCCGTTAGTCAGAAGTTAAAAAATACACTCAAAAAATTAGATGGTAGAATTAAAATTGTAACTTTGATACTATGGAGGTAAGTTTAGAAAATAAAAAAATCGAATTAATTCAATGGTTGTCAACATTGAACGATAAGACTTTGATTGACAAATTAATGAAATTAAGAGAAAAAGAAAAAACCGATTGGTGGAACGAAATTTCAGCAAAAGAAAAAGAATCTATTGAAAAAGGGATTCAAGATGCTGATAACGGAAAATTGACATCCCACTCAAAGGTGAAAGAAATTTATGAAAAGTGGTTATAAGATACTATGGACTGACCACGCAATTTCTGAACTAAAGGAAACTATTGAATACCTCGAAAACAACTGGACTGAAAAGGAAATAAGAAAGTTTGCTGCAAAATTAGACCACACAGTAGAGTTGATCTCAAAAATACCTGAAATTTTCCCTGAGTCATTTGAGAAAAGAACATCCGAAAAGCTGTCGTTGAAAAGCATAACAATCTTTATTATCGAATTAATAAAAATTCAATTGAGATTGTTTCATTATTTTCAAACAGAAAGAAAACCGTTGCACAATAACTAAGCATTCGTGTCGGAACGACTCAACATGAATGCAGTGTTGACTGAACCGGTGTTTGTCGGTCAGCACTATGGGGAATGGTCTAGTTTGGGTTGGGGTATTAGGGGTTGCGTTCTCCTGTTTTTGGAGTAATAGTCTCTCTTACTTCTTTGGAATTTAAAGAACTTGGTGTATTTAATGCGCACTATTCTTGGTTTTTCGGTATTTTCAATGTTTTTCTTCAGTTTTAGCCATAGGGGTCCCGTTACGTCGGGATTCACGTTTTTTATATAGGTCTGTTTAACTGTTTTTTGATTTGCTCTTGCCAGTGTTGTGGTGGCCCACGGGCAGTGAAGGTCGCAATGGTAACAAGCTTTCCTTTCTTACAGACCGGACACTTGCGGTGCAAGAAAGGAAACGTTCAATAGATCTGCCTCCCTTGCCCGGATCCATTCCTCCTTTTTGTGTCCCTGGCACTTGGGACAATGGCGGTTTCTGCAACTGTTGTAGCTAAGGTGGAGCTTATGGCAGGCAGGATTGTCGCAGCGGTCTATGTGGCCACCAAGGGTCGCGGTGCGGCACTTGCGAAGGGCGTGCAGGGTGCGTGCCTGCCAACTGTTGGCATAAAGATCGGCAAGGTGCTCCCCTGTTGCGCTCCAATACGTGCGCTACTTCATGATCGGGACAGGACATCCCTATTGGCCATAGAGCCTGTCCAGCGGACTGAACGGCTTTTGTCTTCCCGATTGTGCCATTCCGATAGAGATCGGGACAGGCTATGAAGGTAGATAAGCGTAGTCTGGATATCCGCATGCCCCAAGAGATCCTTTACGCTCATAATGTCCAGGCCCATTTCCAAGAGATAGGTGGCATAAGTGTGGCGCAGGATATGGGCGGTGATCTCCTTTGGGATCCCGCTTTGCTTGCGGGCCTCACGTACGATCCATTGTATTTCCTGTGAGGAAAGCTGTGCAGGACTGCCTGTTTTATCATTCTGACTAACGTTTTTTAACTTTTTGATAATCAGTAGATTGAAAATCGATTATTTCCCTTTCTTTTGACTTCAGATTTTGCTAAACGTTAGCCTGAGGAGTCAATGCTTTTGGAATATCTTGGATTGCCGGTAAAGCACCAGGTAGTGGGGTTTTCCGCCAAGAAGTACTTCCTTAGACCACGGATCTGCATCTCGGACAGGGGAACATACCGGTCCTTGCGGCCTTTGCCCTGGCGCACGTGCACCATCTTCCGGTCAAAGTCCAGGTCCCTGCACTGTAGGTTGCGGAGTCCAAAATTGCGAAGTCCACAACCATAGAGCATCGCAAGTACCAATCGGTGCTTGAGCAGTTTAGGGGTCTTCAGCAGTTGTTTTATCTCCCTTTGGTTCAACACAACGTGGAGTTTCTTGACACGTTCAATGCTCGGGAGCACCACGTGCATCTCTTTCATCCCGAAGATGCGGTAGGCATAGCGGAGCCATAAACGGTGTGCTTGAAAAGAATGTCCGAGGGTGATTTGTGCTGGGACTTTAAAACGTGCAGATAGTCCAGCACCTGTTCCTCATCGAGGTCAAGTGGGCTACAGTTGAAGTGGAGTGCGATGTGCGCCATGCAACGGGCATAGTTGGTAAGGGTGCTCTGGCTTTTCCCGGCGAGCTCGACGGAACGCTTTAGTTTTTGGTAGAGTGTGGCAAATTCCGGAACTGAAATACAGGCCCTTTGGATAAGGGTGTCATTTTTTTTTATAATATTGAGTATTAGATTAAATCCTATCCTAAAGGTGGTGAATCCTGATATTATTGTCCCGTGAAGCTACCTTTAGGTTTAGTTCAACATTAGCTATAAGCAATGCGGGATAAGTGCAAAACGCGAAAGCAGTTGTATATTTACGAAGTCGCCAAAACTTTTTGGGGATTTGAATTATAAAAAATTAAAGAACAAAAGTTTTGGCTTATTGCGAGCCCGAAAATGATTGCATTTTTGCCCCGCACTGCTCATAGCCGAGACGTTACAAACAATTAAAAACAAAAACTAACAGTGAAAAAAATTACTTTTATTATTGGATTAACATTATTGGCAACCAATATCTTCGGCCAAAATACTTCCACAGAATATGGTTTAAAAGCTGGAATAAATTACTCAAAATATACTCCAAATATTGAGATTAAGGGAATTGACATCGTGGATTTTAATGGCAAGTTCGGCTTTTATTTAGGTGGTTTTGTCAATTTTGGCTTTTCTGACATTATAAAATTACAACCAGAATTAATTTTTGCTATACAGGGCACTAACACATCACAAGAAATTGAAATAAGGTTTTCTCCCCACCAAGAACCCGTCTTCGGAGAATTAAAAACAAGAATTACGGAATCAACTATTTCGATTCCAATTATGTTACAAATATATCCAACGAAAAATTTTTATATTGAGATTGGACCACAACTTGGATATATCGTGAGCACGAAAGAAAAAGTTACGGATAACCCATTTCCGGAATTCGAAAGCCCTTTCGGAGCTAGTGAAGATTGTCCGAATTGTGATAAATTTGATTTGGGTGCATCTTTAGGAATTGGTTACAATTTTACAAGACTAATTGGAATAAACGCCAGATATTATGCTGGTCTAATTGAAAGAAATAAGACTATAAAATCATCAGTTATAAATTTAGGTATTAATTACAAATTGTAGAAAAACTGTTTGTAGCACTGTATAAAAAAAATAGGACGGTAAGTGCCAAACCCAATGTTCCAGGTGTATTTGCGAGGTCGCCAAATTTTTAAATTTGGCTCATTAAGAAAAATTATTAGTAAAAATTTAAAAATTTGGCTTGTGTTTAACCGAAAAGCAATTGCATATTTACAGCCCTACTTCTTTAATTCCAAACCTCAGACTGCGCAACAATCCCTCATTTTGACAACTTTGTTGATACAGCCTGCATCTTGGTCTAATTGGCTTTATTTTCATAATTCGGATTTTGTAAGATGTTTCAACCGGGACCAACCCATAAATATAGTTATACCGAATCCTTTAACTAACGATATAATAAAAACAAAAAATTAAATAAGACATTCAATGTTTACAATAGAACAAATTGATTTGGTACACAGTAAAGTTAAATCGGGTGCTGATTTTCCTCAATATATCCAGGAGATCAAAGAATTGGGTGTAATGGCATTTGAAACTTGGGTTGCAGATAGTCACACGCTATATTTTGGAAAGGATAATTTTCGGATCGAATCAAGTCCACAGTATGAAGAATTGAAAATATCGGATATTACTGACAAAGAAAAATTTGAAAAATACTTGAAAATACATCAAAAGGGAGAAACAGACTATTTCACTTTCTGTAAACATTGCTCTGAGACAGGGATTGAGAAGTGGATTGTGGACCTTGAAAAAATGACTTGTATTTATTATGATAAGGACGAGAATGAAATCTTAATTGAAAAGGTGCCAACCCCATAAACAGAGATCCCAGTCCGCAGAATGAGTTATGTCACGATTTTTTTTGATTGAAAATCCCGATTAATTTAGGGTACAACTTTTTTCTGGTCGTAAAATTAAGATCCAACTTTATCGAGTAACTTTAGTAGTATTGAAAGATGAAAATAAATATTCAATGTTCAATAATCAATAATCAATAATCAATAATCAATAATCAATAAAAAATAAACAGTAAACAATAATAATAAATAATAACCCTCTACCAACTTCTTCCTCCTCCACGTCCCGCGCCGCCACCTGAAAAACCGCCTCCGCTGCGTGAGAATCCGCTGCTGCTGCTTCGTCCCGATGAACTTGATCTGGAAGAGCTATTACGACGGGGAGCCATAGTGGATATTGAAATCCTGTTGCCATATGCAGTTGCGAAACTGCTGGTCGAAAATCTGGATCCGGAACTGCTTTTATACCAATCGGGTGCGTGCTGAATGAGATTATCAAATTTTGCCGACCATTCTTTTAAGAAATTGAACGCTACCGCATAGGGCATTGTTTTTTCAAAATAATAGGGATCCTCTTTTAATAACATTTTTATACGGTCAACCTCTGCAATTTTAATAAATTGATAAAACCCTAAAAGTTCGGGCATTAAAGATTTTCCGAGCTCATTTTTACCCCGCATTCTATTCAGTAAAAAGGCAAAGCCGATTGGAAAGATAAGAAAGAAAAAAATGAAGTTCAACATTAGGAGAGGAATCATTAAAAAGGTTTTAAATTCAAAATAGAAAGTGAAGACAATTGGGAGAAGGGTTATACTGAAAAATGCCCAAAGCCAAGAAAGAACAAGAATGATTATTTTCCACTTAATCAATTTTGATTTTTTGCGAACATAATATCTTTCAGAGTTTCGGGATAATAATCTCTGCGAGGTCATAGCCACACCTCTAAGATTACTGGCCCAAACTTCGTCCTTTCCTTTAAATATGGTTTCAAAAAATATGCGTTCGTAATCAGCAACCGAAGTGGATAGTTCCTTAAGTTTTACCAACTTTAAATCTTTCCGCAATGGTTTTTCGGATGGAGATCTTTCTTCCAACCTGATTATACCGTTGGCGGCCCAATATGGAATTAAAGCGGTAACATCGCGAAAATCGGGTATATCGTCTATCAACATTCCAGCCATAGCAGGATCAAGGCCTTCGGGGGGATAATAACTGGTAACCGCAATTATATTATCACCTCGAATCTGTTTTCTAACATATAGAAATAACCCTATAAAAATCGCTGCCAAAATTCCTATCCATCCATACCTCTTCCAGAGAGGTGGCGACAAATCGACTTTGGGAATTAAGGAAATCGGTATGTTCATTAATACTGTTACGCTCTGTCCCATAGATGAGTGGAAGCCAGACTTGGATTTTGCCGAGAAAATATTTCCAGAGTAAGCATAATCAAATTCAGAAGAAGGATATTCGTTTCCCGAATTTCCTGAATAAACAAAGCAGTTTTCGGTAGAAAGTGAAGCGCCTTCAGGAGCGTGGATCGAAAAATTTATCTGATAAAAATCCGCTTCCCGCTTCCCAATCGGCAGGCTTTATATTCCAATACAATCTAGCGAAATCATCCGTAAAGAAAAGGGCATTCTTTACCCGGTACCGGATTTCATACTTCTTATCAATTACGACATATTTTTCCTTGTCACCAATTTTGATACTTAGGTTTTTGCCTAATCTTTTTCCGAGAAATTCGTTTGTGGTAAATTTTTCTCCAGGAACTTCGATGTTTGAGATGAAGATTTCCCGTCTGGTCACTTTTCCGTCTTCATCGGTAAAATCAAATTTGGTGGTTATATCCCTATAAACCCCGTGCTTGGCCTGGGTAAAATTTAAATCGTATTTTTCAACAACGTCGAAATAGCCTTCAGGGTTCAGATAGATATCCGCCGTGAATTCTCTGACAACAAAGCCCTGTGCAAACCCGCTAATACTCACAGAAAGAAAAAGCACTATTTGAATGATTCTTTCCATAAATAATATCTCCGGACTTTTAATACTCTTTTTAATCATTCATCTCATTTATATTTAAAAACGAATTTTATTAGATATGGCAATTGGGGATGAAATAGTGAAGGTATCTTAAGTGTTAATTACTATGCCTAGATTATCGTCCAAAGGTATTTGGTAATGGACAAGGAATTTAAATATGTACTAATGTACTAAAAAACTGGAATAATTGCGCTAACCGTTTGAATTGCATCATAATACGGTAATAATGATGTACCGCGGTGTTTTGTCTTACAGAAAAATTTGAAAGCTTAATGTTAATTACTTACACTTCAGTTAACTTAAAAGAATAATTATATGCTGAATGACGTAATAGGGTAGAGGATTTTGAGACATAAGGCAAAATCAAATAATTTCACACCAGTTTTCGGTGAAATTTTGTTGCGATTTCTATTCTCCTTGGGTGTTATTTTACTCGATAATACCTTTATCTTTGCTTCTATGATAAAATTGGGAGAACACAATACGCTTACCATCCTTCGAGAAACCGATCCGGGATTATATTTGGGAGATGAGGAAGAAAATGTGGTGTTATTGCCGCATAAATATAAACCAGAAGAATACGAAATTGGTGATCAACTGGAAGTATTTGTCTATCTGGATAATGAGGAACGGCCCATTGCAACTACTTTGGAACCGTTCTTACTTCTCAATACCTTCGGCTATTTACATTGCAGCGCGGTAACGGAATTCGGCGCCTTTATGGACTGGGGTCTGGAAAAACAACTTTTTGTGCCCTTTAAGGAACAGGCCCGCCCAATGAAACAGGGAAGCTGGTATATCGTGCGCTTATATCTGGATGAAAAAACAAACCGACTTGTAGGATCCAGCAAAACAAATCACTTTCTACAAAATAAAGAATTGACAGTTGAACCATTTGAGGAAGTGGAAATTCTCGTTACACATATTACCGAAAAGGGTGCAAACGCTATCGTCAATGGCGTACATACAGGATTGATATATATAGAAGATATTTTTGAGGATATTAGAAGTGGGGATAAGATTAAAGCCTTTGTGAAAAACATACGCGAGGACAATAAAATTGATTTGGTATTGCAAAGGCCCGGCTATCGTAGTATTGAACCGAATGCCAACTATATTAAAGAAGAACTTGAGGCGGCTGGTGGTTTTCTACCACTTCACGATAAAAGCGATCCCGAGACCATAAAAAACCAACTGGGAATGAGCAAAAAAAGTTTTAAAAAGGCCATTGGTACGCTCTACAAGGATAAGCAGATAATCATCAAGGAAGATGGAATAGAACTGAAATAGGATTTATGGAATTCTGCATTTTTTAATTAGAAATCATAAAAAAACCACTCGATTTTGAGTGGTTTTTTCGTATTTAGAATTAGAGATAGTTATTTTATTACTCCTCCGCAGGCAACTCTACCTCCGGCATTACCAGTGGGTTGCGATACAAAGTCGTCAGCATCTTGATGTACGATTACTGCCTTTCCAAGAATATCCTTGTTTTCATCACCGCATCCTATGCACCATTCGTCTGTTGTCATAGTAATGGCTGCATATCCATTCTCATCTGCTTCGAGATTGCCAATATCTCCTTTATGATATCCATCCTTATCTCCCCATTTTCCATGTTTTTGATGGGTTGGGTTCCAATGTCCTCCTGCTGAGGATGCATCCGCAGCACTACAATCTGCTTTTTCATGGAGATGGATGGCGTGGGTTCCAGGCTTTAATCCAGTAAACTTTGCCTCAAGAGTTACCATTCCATTCTTTTCAGAAAAATGGGCTTCTCCCTCTGCTTTGCTATCGCTTTTTGGTTCCAACATAACCGTTACCGTTTTAGGAGCTTGGCTTAGATTATGGTTGGAGGTTGTTTCTACGACCGTATCCTTGGTCTCGTTCAGATCGTCAGATTTTTTGTTGTCCTTGCAACCCACAAATGCAAAAATTAATGTGGCAGTGCATAAAAGTACTAGTTTTTTCATTGGTGTAATTGTTTGATGTTAACGTTGATTTAAGTAATTAAAGATAATATATGAAATTTCAATGCACAAGATTTTATTAAAATCTTAGCATAAGGGCGAGGGGTGTTTAGGGTTTGAGGTTCCAGGTTTTTGGTTTCAGCTTGCAGGTTACTGATTTCCGGCTGAAGGGTTTCTCCTCTTACGCCTAAGCTTCTCCGGGCAAAGGGCTGCAGGTTGCAGGTTTTAAATTCTTTGATTCTTTGTTCTATTATCAAATTTCTCTTTTATTGGTCCAGGTTTCTTCCCACTAAACTATCTTCGGCGGATAAGTGGGGCTTCCTACTAAAGCTTCTGCGGAAAAGTGGTTCTTCCTACTAAAGCTTCTGCGGAAAAGTGGTTCTTTTGTGCCAATTCTTCAATCCATTCTCTTAACCAACACCTGAATATTACTCGTCAGTGTTTTATGAACTGGACATTTACTTCCTATTTCAATAAGACGGTGTTTTTGTTTTTCCGAAAGATTGCCTTCCAACTTAATTCCGACGGAGAAGGAATCGATTTTGGCGGAGGGATCTTCACAATTTTCACAATCGATGACGTGATCTTTGGAATAATCCACGTTTACGGTTACATTTTCAAGCTGCCATTCTTTTCTTCGGGCATACATCTGGATTGTTAATGCTGTACAAGCGGCAAGTCCTCCCGAGACATAATCGTATGGCGTGGGGCCATATTCATTCCCTCCAAACTTTGCCGGTTCATCAGCAATAAGCGAATGTCTACCTAATTTAAGTTGGGTCGTGAACTTTTGATCTCCGTCTAAGCTGGCCGCCACGTGACTATTGCTACGAAGTTCCTTTTCGTCAGGAATCTCAACATAGCGGGATGCCCAACTTGCAATTACCTTCCCTACATATTCCGAATCTTCTCTTTTCGAAAGCATGTGATCGGCCGTGTCGAGAGAAACAAAGCTCTTGGGATGTTTGGCTGCTTTATAAATATCTTCCGCGTTATTGATATTTACTATCTTATCCACAGGAGAATGGAGTATCAAAATCGCTTTGTTAAAACTCCCGACAATTTCTTGCAATGGCTTGTTTTTAAGGTCGTCCAGAAATTGCTTTTTAATAGTAAAATCCATTCCTCCCAAATTAATCTTTGCTTTTCCCTTTTCATTTATCTCGGATGTACTACTTCTCAGAAGATTTGTTAAGTGTGAAGGTTGACTTGGGGAGTTAATAACAGCCACAGCTTTGATGGAAGAAATCTGGGCAGCAGCAAAAATAGCAGCGGCTCCACCCAGAGAATGGCCTATAAGTAGGGTAGGAGCTTGATAATGTTTTTCTAGAAATTGGGACGCTTCTAAAAGATCAGCGACATTTCCTGAGAAGTTGGTATTTTCAAAATCGCCTTCGCTTTCGCCAAGCCCTGTAAAATCAAAGCGAAGAACACCAAAACCCTCTGCAATAAGAGCACGGCCGATATTTTTGATAGCGGTTAAATTTTTAGTACAAGTAAAACAATGGGCAAAAACTATAAGGTTGTGTGGTTTTCGATTTATGGGAAGTTCCAATCGCCCGGCAAGTTTTTCTTCGTTTTTATTTTTAAAAGTTACCTTCTCAATTTTCATAAGTGTTGTTCTTTTTTATGCAATTCCAAATAGGCCTGAGGAACCGCGATTGTGAGGCTCTCTTTTTCAATAAGGACTTCGGCAGATTCTATTTCACCCATAAATTCCCCATCAATTTGAAAAGGAACTTTTGCTTTGTTCTTTATCGTAGCTTTATCAGTGGAAATAACGCTGACAAAATCGGGCGACATTTCGGGCTTTTCTTGTGCGGTCTTTAATATTTCGATGAAATCTAGATTCTTAAAAACCAATATTTCAAATTTCCCATCATTTATTTTTCCGTCGGGATTAATGTTAGCACCTGTTCCGAATTTGTTCGCATTTGCTATCGCAAGTAAGATACCTGTTTTCTTTTCAATTCCCTGTGCGGTTTCAATTTCGAATTCAAAGGGATAATCGCTATTAAAAATTGTAGGAATGGATTGTAAAAAATAACCCAGTTTTCCCCGAATGCCAGAATTCTCATAATTTTTAACCAGCTCTGCATTTATTCCTAAATCGGCAATGTGAAGACAGAGTTTGTTATTTATAAAAATGATATCCATTTTCATAATATTATCCGATAAGGCGACATCAATTTGTTGTGGAACTTCTGTTGGCAGGCCTATATTCACAGCCATGCCATTGGCCGATCCTGCAGGAATAATCCCAAGACATATTTCTTTTTGATGTATGCATTGGGCCACCAATGAAACGGTGCCATCTCCACCAATAACCAAAACCCTGTAGGGATTATCTTCGTTAATTATTCGGTCTATTGCGGCTTTATCACCTTCACCGGTAGTTTTGTAAACCTCCAGAGAGAAATTTCTGCTTTTTATTTCAGAACAGACCAATTCTATAATATTATCCTTATCATTATCTCCCGCGATAGGATTTACCACTACTAGAATTACATTTTCCGATTTCATTAGTAAAATTTGAAATTAAAATTAAGTAATTTGGAAAGCATAAATCGTTAATGAACTCTCAATTGGTTAAACTCGATCTCAAATTATACCGTGGCTATGTTAATAAGGAGGAGTTGGTTGTTTTTGGTCATGTGTTCAAATCTTGGTCGCCAGATCATTATAGAATGGATAGGCGCGGCATACGGCATGCCGTCTCTATTATCCATATGTTTCGAATAAAACCGCAGAAGAATGTGGCAGTGACCTTGAAATTCAAAAATTTAGAGGTAACCACTAAAACTCTCGATGATGGTTATTTCCGTTTTACCATTCCTTATGAAGAAAATCTTGAATCCGGTTGGCATCCCTTTCAGGTAATTTGTAAAGTTTATGATTTTGGCATAGTGGAATGTTCAGAGCTTTTAAAGCCTTATGAGAGTAAAGTAGGTGTGATTTCAGATATCGATGATACTTTTTTGGTCTCGCACAGTAATAATTTCTTTAAGAAACTGTACGTGCTCTTGCTGAAAAATATAAATAAGAGGAAGGTTTTTGAGGATGTGGTGCCGCATTATCAAAGTTTAAGTCGGGCAGGGCAGGAGAGTGAGGAAGCCTCAAATTCATTCTTTTATGTCTCTAGCAGTGAATGGAATTTGTATGAATTTATAGATTCTTTTATTCGAATCCACGAACTTCCAAAGGGTGTTCTCAAGTTGAAAAAGATAAAGACTGGAATTTCAGATTTCCTATTTACAGGTCGGGGCAGCCACGATCATAAATTTGAAAAAATAAAGGATATTATAGGCTTTTATCCGCGTTTGAATTATGTATTATTGGGTGATGATTCACAAAAGGATCCTTATTTATATGAAAGGGTAGTCAAAATATTCCCCCAAAATATTAAGGCGATTTATATTCGCCAGACGGGCCACGGAAGGAAAAAGAAGGTTGAAAATGTTCTAAGGAATATAGAATCGATGAACGTGGCAGTTTGTTATTTTAAAAGTAGCAGTGAGGCAATTGCCCATTCCGAAAGAATTGGGATTACATAAAACAAAGAAACCGACACAAAGAGGGCTTTTTATAATCTTTACAGCATTTAATATTAGTGTTAATTTTGCTGGTTAAGATTGAAATAAAAAATCCAGTTTAGGTCGGCTTCTCCTTTCAATTACTATTCTCTCTTCCTATATCTATCCTTGTCAAATTCTTCTCTTTCATAAAAGGAATCATCTTCATAAATAGTATCCGGCGGAATATTATCGCGATGATATGAATCAAACACCGCTCTTTCATATTCTCGGTTCACTGGATAATTGGCATTAAACCTTTTGGTTCCTGCAAAGGTTCTGTGATTTATCGCTTGGGCGTGTACAACTTTGTTATCAGTATCAATACTCACCATACCTATGGGAACGATTACGTGGTTTTCTCCATCTTTATTTATGAATTCACGTATTTCCGCATGTGTAGGTCTGGCATAGGGATCGTGGTTTAAATCGATAACGGAATGGTCTACTTCTACGTCTAGATAAACAACGCGCCTTGCTGCTTTATTTACCAAGAGATTGTCAACCTTTCCTATTACCCGGTTATCGGCATCCCGAACCGTCCAACTACGTACATCCGGATCATCATCAGCTACTTTATAATCGGATAGCTCATCAAGTTTATATAAATGTTTTTCTTCTTTTTCCATAATTTAATTTTTTATCGGTTATCTGTATTATCGTTCATATTTTGTAAAAGCCTAGCGGACTTGTCAAAGAAGGCGTCTATGCTGGCTGTCTGTGTATCCAGGGTTTTGGTTCCATCAATTCCAGAAGCAGCTGTTTGTACTTCTTTATAATTATCTGATAGATTGTCATTAACTTTTTCCTGAATTGTTTTCAACGCTTTGGAAATTTCATCCGCTGCTTTTTTGGCGTTGTCTGCTTTCGTATTGGTATCCGGATCATTAGTAAGATTTTCAGCGCTGTTCATTGCCGCAGAGATGTTGTTAGTTACATCTACCGAGTCAATTTCGGCTTGTCGCTTTACCGCGGTAATTAATTTAAAGAATGCGGTTCGATAAAAACCTCTATCGGAGTCTCTAGTGTCAAGATTATCTACATATCTGAAATAATCGGCAAATGCTTCTTCATTTCGAACGGTACCATAAGTTCCCGTATAAAGTGTAGTTTCCTCCATTCGATTGGTGTCTTGATAAGGTTCGTTCACCTGCGAAATGGTATCGCGCACTATTACGTCATCGGTACGATCAAGGTTCGCATCATTTCGGTACCAAAAGAAATAAACAATCAGAAGAATGATTACTACCAACAAGACCCATGGCCAGATTGGTTTTTTCTTTTCAATTTTAATTTCTGCCATAATTTTTGTTTTTAAGGTTGATTATTTTGTTAGCAATAAAATTAAATAACTCATTTTAGAAATCTGCCCAAGGTATTGTTAATGAATCAGTTAAAAAATTATTAAAAAATAAACCCGAAATTTTGACTAGCGGTCTGGATTTGGTATTAGTTTAACGTTTGTACTTTTATTCTAAACAGAGATTGTATTAATTTTAAAAAATGGATCAAAAAACAATTAATAGCGGATTCGTATTTACCAAACACATTGCTGAGGAACAATCTCCTTTTGAGCGTCTCTTCGATATTTTTCAAGAACTGATAACCCATACTTCTGGAGATTTTGAAGAGGCTATGGATTGGCTGAAACAATTGGATGAGGAATATAATTTGACTACTGAAGATTATACACTCGATGATTTTGTGGAGGATCTGAAAAAGAAGGGTTATTTGCGGGAAGAAATTGACCCCGATGGAAAAAATGGACTGGTCATTACTGAAAAAACCGAAAGGGCACTTCGGAAAAAGGCATTGGAACAAATTTTTGGAAAATTGCGAAAAAGTGGTGCCGGAAATCACCGAACAAAATATACGGGGATTGGAGATGAACGGGCGGGGGAATTTAGAAATTTCCGTTTTGGAGATTCTCTGGACAAAATTTCAATGACCGAAAGCCTTAAAAACGCACAGATAAATCACGGAATTGGAGATTTTATCCTTTCTGAGAACGACCTGGTGGTTGAGGAAACCATGTATAAAACCCAGATGAGTACTGTCCTGATGATAGATATCAGTCATAGTATGATTCTTTATGGTGAAGATAGGATAACCCCTGCCAAGAAAGTTGCAATGGCTCTTTCCGAATTTATCTCCACTCGCTATCCCAAAGATACCTTGGATATTCTTGTCTTTGGAAATGATGCTTGGCCAATACAAATAAAGGATTTGCCTTATTTAAAAGTTGG includes:
- a CDS encoding diacylglycerol/lipid kinase family protein → MKSENVILVVVNPIAGDNDKDNIIELVCSEIKSRNFSLEVYKTTGEGDKAAIDRIINEDNPYRVLVIGGDGTVSLVAQCIHQKEICLGIIPAGSANGMAVNIGLPTEVPQQIDVALSDNIMKMDIIFINNKLCLHIADLGINAELVKNYENSGIRGKLGYFLQSIPTIFNSDYPFEFEIETAQGIEKKTGILLAIANANKFGTGANINPDGKINDGKFEILVFKNLDFIEILKTAQEKPEMSPDFVSVISTDKATIKNKAKVPFQIDGEFMGEIESAEVLIEKESLTIAVPQAYLELHKKEQHL
- a CDS encoding PRC-barrel domain-containing protein, with translation MEKEEKHLYKLDELSDYKVADDDPDVRSWTVRDADNRVIGKVDNLLVNKAARRVVYLDVEVDHSVIDLNHDPYARPTHAEIREFINKDGENHVIVPIGMVSIDTDNKVVHAQAINHRTFAGTKRFNANYPVNREYERAVFDSYHRDNIPPDTIYEDDSFYEREEFDKDRYRKRE
- a CDS encoding vWA domain-containing protein — protein: MDQKTINSGFVFTKHIAEEQSPFERLFDIFQELITHTSGDFEEAMDWLKQLDEEYNLTTEDYTLDDFVEDLKKKGYLREEIDPDGKNGLVITEKTERALRKKALEQIFGKLRKSGAGNHRTKYTGIGDERAGEFRNFRFGDSLDKISMTESLKNAQINHGIGDFILSENDLVVEETMYKTQMSTVLMIDISHSMILYGEDRITPAKKVAMALSEFISTRYPKDTLDILVFGNDAWPIQIKDLPYLKVGPYHTNTVAGLQLAMDMLRRKRNTNKQIFMITDGKPSCMQLPDGQYYKNSMGLDPHIVEKCYAMAAQARKLHIPITTFMIAEDPYLMQFVEHFTAANKGKAFYTGLKGLGEMIFSDYETNRTKRIR
- a CDS encoding App1 family protein, encoding MNSQLVKLDLKLYRGYVNKEELVVFGHVFKSWSPDHYRMDRRGIRHAVSIIHMFRIKPQKNVAVTLKFKNLEVTTKTLDDGYFRFTIPYEENLESGWHPFQVICKVYDFGIVECSELLKPYESKVGVISDIDDTFLVSHSNNFFKKLYVLLLKNINKRKVFEDVVPHYQSLSRAGQESEEASNSFFYVSSSEWNLYEFIDSFIRIHELPKGVLKLKKIKTGISDFLFTGRGSHDHKFEKIKDIIGFYPRLNYVLLGDDSQKDPYLYERVVKIFPQNIKAIYIRQTGHGRKKKVENVLRNIESMNVAVCYFKSSSEAIAHSERIGIT
- a CDS encoding bifunctional alpha/beta hydrolase/OsmC family protein, encoding MKIEKVTFKNKNEEKLAGRLELPINRKPHNLIVFAHCFTCTKNLTAIKNIGRALIAEGFGVLRFDFTGLGESEGDFENTNFSGNVADLLEASQFLEKHYQAPTLLIGHSLGGAAAIFAAAQISSIKAVAVINSPSQPSHLTNLLRSSTSEINEKGKAKINLGGMDFTIKKQFLDDLKNKPLQEIVGSFNKAILILHSPVDKIVNINNAEDIYKAAKHPKSFVSLDTADHMLSKREDSEYVGKVIASWASRYVEIPDEKELRSNSHVAASLDGDQKFTTQLKLGRHSLIADEPAKFGGNEYGPTPYDYVSGGLAACTALTIQMYARRKEWQLENVTVNVDYSKDHVIDCENCEDPSAKIDSFSVGIKLEGNLSEKQKHRLIEIGSKCPVHKTLTSNIQVLVKRMD